One genomic segment of Borrelia coriaceae includes these proteins:
- a CDS encoding ATP-dependent 6-phosphofructokinase, with the protein MHTLKNKNLDFKIENLGECKQDNPLINFYANESHIHFTDETNKIRFNVYTNDNSWDRYEDIVLEKAGPRYKIYFVPKHVKAAITTCGGLCPGFNDVIRSIVRTLWKVYGVYNIYGVKFGYQGLLSDSNLGFIELNPDVVDDINQLGGTILGSSRGGIKPVEIVDTLERMGINMLFNIGGDGTQKGSVLIAEEIERRNLKIAVVGIPKTIDNDFMFVQKSFGFETAVEQSVAAVAGAHFEANSAYNGIGLVKVMGRDSGFIAAYTALSSNDVNFCLIPELDFDIEGPNGLLAHLERRLSAKENLDEMPHAVILIAEGAGQKYFDLSNRKKDDSGNLLHEDIGLYIKDKINTYFKSKNIPVNLKYIDPSYIIRSSPANASDSLYCARLGSNAVHAAMAGKTKLLISLWSTKFVHIPIKMAVIARNKVNINGSFWRDVLTSTGQPFSMKN; encoded by the coding sequence ATGCATACACTTAAGAATAAGAATTTAGATTTTAAGATAGAAAATTTAGGAGAATGTAAACAGGATAATCCTTTAATTAATTTTTATGCCAATGAGAGTCATATTCATTTTACTGATGAGACTAATAAGATTAGATTTAATGTTTATACAAATGACAATAGTTGGGATCGGTATGAGGATATTGTTTTAGAAAAAGCTGGGCCTAGATATAAGATTTATTTTGTTCCAAAGCATGTTAAGGCGGCAATTACTACTTGTGGAGGCCTTTGTCCAGGTTTTAATGATGTTATTCGTTCAATTGTTAGAACTTTATGGAAAGTATATGGGGTTTATAATATTTATGGAGTTAAATTTGGATATCAAGGTCTTTTATCAGATTCTAATTTAGGTTTTATTGAGTTAAATCCTGATGTAGTAGATGATATTAATCAGCTTGGTGGTACAATACTTGGTTCATCAAGGGGGGGAATTAAACCTGTTGAAATAGTTGATACTTTGGAGAGAATGGGAATTAATATGCTCTTTAATATCGGTGGAGATGGAACCCAGAAGGGTTCTGTTTTAATTGCTGAGGAAATAGAGAGGAGAAATTTGAAGATAGCCGTTGTAGGTATTCCAAAGACAATAGATAATGATTTTATGTTTGTTCAAAAATCTTTTGGATTTGAAACAGCTGTAGAGCAATCAGTTGCTGCTGTTGCTGGTGCACACTTTGAGGCAAACAGTGCTTATAATGGTATTGGTCTTGTTAAGGTTATGGGTAGGGATTCTGGATTTATTGCTGCTTATACTGCTTTATCTTCTAATGATGTTAATTTTTGTCTAATTCCAGAATTAGACTTTGATATTGAGGGTCCTAATGGACTTCTTGCACATCTTGAAAGACGACTTTCGGCAAAAGAAAATTTGGATGAAATGCCTCATGCAGTGATATTAATAGCAGAGGGAGCAGGTCAAAAGTATTTTGATCTTAGTAATCGTAAAAAAGACGACTCTGGTAATTTACTTCATGAAGATATTGGACTTTATATTAAAGATAAGATTAATACGTATTTTAAGTCCAAAAATATTCCAGTTAATCTTAAGTATATTGATCCTAGTTATATTATTAGAAGCTCACCAGCTAATGCTAGTGATTCTCTTTATTGCGCTCGTCTTGGTTCAAATGCTGTTCATGCTGCTATGGCAGGTAAGACAAAATTATTAATTAGCTTGTGGAGTACAAAATTTGTACATATTCCAATAAAAATGGCAGTAATTGCCAGAAATAAAGTCAATATAAATGGTTCTTTCTGGCGTGATGTTCTTACAAGTACTGGCCAACCATTTAGTATGAAAAACTAA
- a CDS encoding P-loop NTPase, translated as MTKIIPVASGKGGVGKTSFVANIGYKLACLGKTVILVDLDLGGSNLHTCLGVKNTGVGIGSFINKRGKDFASLVVKTPYQKLYLVPGDALYTGTANIPFSIKKRIIDAIQRDLVADFVFIDLGSGTSYNTVDFYLSAYSGIIVTVPETPSILNAYSFLKNALYRLLYLGFPPKSAEREYISNFFKNKIEGTNVKFKDLIVGIEVISLSASLKIRKMMNSFYPRVVLNRIESSEEIAMCENLINVVKNNINIPVEFIGFVPFAKSFREAVNSRIPFIDFDKNSKLNKYFEFIAGNLIKSPVEGSPYIYDDIYDMIKDQSQFIRN; from the coding sequence ATGACTAAGATTATTCCTGTTGCAAGTGGAAAGGGCGGTGTTGGAAAAACTTCTTTTGTTGCTAATATTGGTTATAAACTTGCTTGTTTAGGTAAAACTGTAATACTTGTTGATCTTGACCTTGGTGGTTCTAACCTGCATACATGTTTAGGGGTTAAGAATACTGGTGTTGGCATAGGTTCTTTTATTAATAAGCGTGGTAAGGATTTTGCAAGTTTAGTTGTTAAAACGCCTTATCAAAAACTTTATCTGGTTCCAGGAGATGCACTTTATACAGGGACAGCTAATATTCCTTTTTCTATTAAAAAGAGGATAATAGACGCGATTCAAAGAGATCTTGTTGCTGATTTTGTTTTTATAGATTTAGGTTCAGGTACATCCTATAATACAGTGGATTTTTATTTGTCAGCTTATAGTGGTATAATCGTTACTGTTCCTGAAACTCCTTCAATACTTAATGCTTATTCTTTTTTAAAAAATGCATTGTATCGGCTTTTATATCTGGGTTTCCCTCCAAAGAGTGCTGAGCGTGAATATATTAGTAATTTTTTTAAAAATAAAATAGAAGGTACAAACGTTAAGTTTAAAGATTTAATTGTGGGAATTGAGGTTATATCGTTAAGTGCATCACTTAAGATAAGGAAGATGATGAATAGTTTTTATCCTAGAGTTGTATTAAATAGGATAGAATCTAGTGAAGAAATAGCTATGTGTGAAAATTTGATAAATGTTGTTAAAAATAATATTAATATACCGGTAGAATTTATTGGTTTTGTTCCATTTGCAAAGAGTTTTAGAGAAGCTGTTAATAGTAGAATACCATTTATTGATTTTGATAAAAATTCAAAGCTAAATAAGTATTTTGAGTTTATAGCAGGTAATTTAATTAAGTCTCCTGTGGAGGGTTCGCCTTATATTTATGATGATATATACGATATGATTAAGGACCAAAGTCAATTTATTAGGAACTAA
- a CDS encoding L-cystine transporter, translating to MNAIIIYTLLNITIMLILIGFLYFLHKKHISFTKRILIALGLGIVSGITMKYCYEAESAILKESIKWINVLGIGYIRLIKMMVIPLIIVSIISAIVKLTNSTDIWKMSLSVIFILIFTAGLAAIIGVCTSLFFQLTAEGLQSGVNEITQGQKLNQGLERLKETPITQKLSELIPENIFADMAGTRPNSTIGIVIFAGLVGIVALRVAKKKPESIEFFKQIMSTAQDLTSGMIVLILKSTPYAILAMITKIMATSDISSIIKLGKFALASYIAIGIILLMHMTLIGINRLNPIIFLKKAWPVLTFAFISRSSAATIPVNVEVQTKQLGVSEGIANLASAFGTSIGQNGCAALHPAMLAIMIAPTQGINPTDPLFLLQLIGIIIITSFGVAGAGGGATIASLMVLSAMNLPVGLVGLIISIEPLIDMGRTSINVSGSMVAGIITAKNLNQLDSDTYNNQNEIKQ from the coding sequence ATGAATGCAATAATAATATATACACTACTCAACATCACAATCATGCTTATATTAATAGGATTTTTATATTTTTTACACAAAAAACACATATCATTTACAAAAAGAATACTGATAGCCTTAGGATTAGGAATAGTATCTGGCATAACTATGAAATATTGCTATGAAGCAGAATCAGCAATATTAAAAGAAAGTATTAAGTGGATTAACGTCTTAGGCATAGGATATATAAGACTAATTAAAATGATGGTAATACCACTCATAATTGTTTCAATAATATCTGCAATAGTAAAATTAACCAATAGCACAGACATTTGGAAAATGAGCCTATCTGTAATATTCATACTTATATTTACAGCAGGACTTGCTGCAATAATTGGAGTTTGTACATCTTTGTTCTTTCAGTTAACAGCAGAAGGACTCCAATCTGGAGTAAATGAAATTACACAAGGCCAAAAACTAAATCAAGGTCTTGAACGACTAAAAGAAACTCCAATTACACAAAAACTATCAGAACTTATCCCTGAAAATATATTTGCAGATATGGCAGGAACAAGGCCAAACTCAACAATTGGAATAGTAATATTTGCTGGCTTGGTAGGCATTGTTGCTCTTAGAGTTGCAAAAAAAAAACCAGAATCAATAGAATTCTTCAAACAAATAATGTCTACAGCACAAGATTTGACCTCAGGAATGATAGTTCTAATTTTAAAGTCAACACCCTATGCTATATTAGCGATGATTACAAAAATAATGGCAACAAGTGATATTTCAAGCATCATAAAACTTGGAAAATTCGCACTCGCGTCTTATATTGCTATTGGAATTATACTTTTAATGCACATGACATTAATTGGAATTAACAGACTAAATCCTATTATTTTCCTTAAAAAAGCATGGCCAGTTCTAACATTTGCATTTATATCTCGTTCTAGCGCAGCAACAATACCTGTTAATGTAGAAGTACAAACTAAACAATTAGGAGTCAGCGAAGGTATTGCAAATCTTGCAAGTGCATTTGGAACATCTATTGGACAAAATGGTTGTGCAGCACTACACCCTGCCATGCTGGCAATAATGATTGCCCCTACCCAAGGAATAAACCCAACAGATCCCTTATTCTTACTACAACTAATAGGAATAATAATAATAACTTCATTCGGAGTAGCTGGAGCTGGAGGGGGGGCAACAATAGCTTCCTTAATGGTTCTCTCAGCAATGAATTTACCCGTTGGACTTGTTGGACTCATAATATCCATTGAACCTCTAATTGATATGGGTAGAACATCTATTAATGTAAGCGGTTCAATGGTAGCAGGAATAATAACAGCCAAAAACCTTAATCAATTAGACAGTGATACTTATAATAATCAAAATGAAATAAAACAATAA
- a CDS encoding penicillin-binding protein 1A, translating to MILKGHNLQNLNFSTKAKTLIYLTYLTISFSIILLSIAIVETINIQKDKKFGDVNPAIPSKLFDTNGKIITQFISDENRELLSLREMPNNLIRTLLIREDLSFFFHRGFSIMGILRAAFNIAIGRYFSGGSTLTQQLSKLLYTNQARRSILRKLNEIWWAIQLEKKLSKYEILEKYLNKVYFGNGNYGVVAASKFFFNKNVKDINTAEAVLMIIQLPNAKLYSPFYNPEFAKKIQKAVLNQVISNGIISPELAENEFNEYWKNYDWTRTADISAVSDKEDHAPYFSEYIRQRIMKHLPAGANIYKDGYSIYTTLDLDAQKYADEVTQEMITKTRKMYNSTKLSETLIINSEIVPVIDTISDLFGIRSTRINGRQYKKLKMRKFYEDNIDLIASFAAILGIDKIDKATKEYTINNKTKPNLIVQPEGALIALDTTTGAIKAMVGGSGYRKGSEFNRATQAKIQPGSAFKVLYFSAAIELKKITAATMFSDSPVAFFNQEGELYAPENYGGKWRGNVLTRTVLALSLNIPALRILDTLGFENAIKYSAKLLGIKDQNEIKKTFPRVYPLALGVISTSPIQMARAFAILGNNGKEVEPYGIRYIEDRNGKLIANVESETLTTIKNKGTNAQIVSPQTAYIMTDMLKSTIQYGTLSNQRYTNLKDFKSDIAGKSGTTQNWSDGWTIGYSPYITTALWVGFDKKGYSLGIAGTGTGLAGPSWGKFMAKYHKNLPKKVFIRPKGIVNVQVQSATGLLPEGIPNETTINEIFIAGTQPFEKSKYYENKSEFLNKMEFNVYGIDKIDDNDELDINTNEFEYLMNDFNQLNAIENKTETNNDINQTNNSHLNSDLEHEYNQENINHDMPDIKTENNINNTRRDDNINVDDTNIDNNTHTDKIDTEKNVEIKANETEDNTKIKSNSLQDENKQIDENIHKDVNGENIQLD from the coding sequence ATGATATTGAAAGGACATAACTTGCAAAATCTTAACTTTAGTACAAAAGCTAAAACACTAATTTACCTAACATATCTTACTATTAGTTTTTCTATTATTTTATTATCAATTGCGATAGTGGAGACTATAAACATTCAAAAAGACAAGAAATTTGGGGATGTAAACCCTGCTATACCTTCAAAACTCTTTGACACCAATGGCAAGATAATAACACAATTTATATCGGATGAGAATAGAGAACTACTATCTTTAAGAGAAATGCCCAACAACTTAATAAGAACACTTTTAATACGAGAAGATCTCAGTTTTTTCTTTCACAGAGGTTTTTCAATAATGGGAATTCTCAGAGCTGCTTTTAATATTGCGATTGGAAGATATTTTTCAGGAGGCAGTACTTTAACACAACAATTATCAAAACTTCTATATACTAATCAAGCAAGACGATCAATCTTAAGGAAACTCAATGAAATTTGGTGGGCTATACAACTTGAAAAAAAACTATCAAAATATGAAATACTTGAAAAATATTTAAATAAAGTCTACTTTGGAAACGGAAATTACGGAGTAGTAGCAGCATCGAAATTTTTCTTCAACAAAAACGTAAAAGATATTAACACAGCAGAAGCAGTTTTAATGATTATACAACTACCAAACGCAAAACTTTATTCACCATTTTATAACCCAGAATTCGCTAAAAAAATACAAAAAGCAGTATTAAATCAAGTCATATCTAATGGTATCATTAGTCCTGAACTAGCTGAAAATGAATTTAATGAGTATTGGAAAAATTACGATTGGACTCGCACGGCAGACATATCGGCTGTCTCTGATAAAGAGGATCATGCCCCTTACTTCTCAGAATACATACGACAGAGAATAATGAAACATCTTCCAGCAGGAGCAAATATATATAAAGATGGATATTCAATATACACAACGCTTGACCTTGACGCACAGAAATATGCAGATGAAGTTACACAAGAAATGATTACAAAAACAAGAAAAATGTATAATTCTACAAAATTATCTGAAACACTGATCATTAACTCAGAAATAGTACCTGTCATTGACACAATATCTGATTTGTTTGGAATAAGAAGCACTAGAATAAATGGAAGACAATACAAAAAATTAAAAATGAGAAAATTTTATGAAGACAACATTGACTTAATTGCAAGCTTTGCAGCAATATTAGGAATTGATAAAATAGACAAAGCAACAAAAGAATATACAATAAACAATAAAACAAAGCCAAACTTAATTGTACAACCAGAAGGTGCATTAATAGCTCTAGATACCACAACAGGTGCAATAAAAGCAATGGTTGGAGGAAGCGGATATAGAAAGGGAAGCGAATTTAATAGAGCAACCCAAGCAAAAATACAACCTGGAAGTGCATTTAAAGTCCTATACTTCTCAGCTGCTATTGAACTGAAAAAGATCACAGCTGCAACAATGTTTTCAGACTCGCCAGTTGCATTTTTCAACCAAGAAGGCGAGCTTTATGCCCCTGAAAATTACGGAGGAAAATGGAGAGGCAACGTATTAACACGCACAGTACTAGCTTTATCCTTAAATATTCCCGCCCTTAGAATACTAGATACATTAGGATTTGAAAATGCCATTAAATATTCAGCCAAATTACTAGGCATCAAAGATCAAAATGAAATAAAAAAAACTTTTCCTAGGGTATATCCCCTTGCACTCGGTGTCATCTCAACCTCTCCAATACAAATGGCAAGAGCATTCGCAATTTTAGGCAACAATGGCAAAGAAGTAGAACCATATGGCATCAGATATATTGAAGATAGAAATGGAAAACTAATAGCAAATGTAGAATCTGAAACACTAACAACAATTAAAAATAAAGGAACTAATGCACAAATAGTATCTCCTCAAACTGCCTATATTATGACAGACATGTTGAAATCAACAATTCAATATGGAACCTTATCGAATCAAAGATATACAAACCTTAAAGATTTCAAATCTGACATTGCAGGAAAATCAGGAACCACGCAAAACTGGTCTGATGGCTGGACAATAGGATATTCGCCTTACATAACCACAGCTCTATGGGTTGGATTTGATAAAAAGGGATATTCATTAGGAATTGCTGGAACAGGAACAGGACTTGCTGGTCCTAGTTGGGGCAAATTTATGGCAAAATACCATAAAAACTTGCCTAAAAAGGTTTTCATAAGACCTAAAGGAATCGTTAATGTGCAAGTACAATCAGCAACAGGATTATTACCAGAAGGAATACCTAATGAAACAACAATAAATGAAATATTTATTGCAGGGACTCAACCATTTGAAAAGTCAAAATATTATGAAAATAAATCTGAATTTTTAAACAAAATGGAATTTAATGTTTATGGAATAGATAAGATAGATGACAATGATGAATTAGACATTAATACCAACGAATTTGAATATCTTATGAATGATTTTAACCAATTAAATGCAATAGAAAACAAAACAGAAACTAACAACGATATCAATCAAACTAATAATAGTCATTTGAATAGTGATTTAGAACATGAATACAATCAAGAAAATATAAATCATGATATGCCAGATATAAAAACAGAAAATAATATTAATAACACAAGAAGAGATGATAATATTAATGTAGACGATACTAATATAGATAATAATACTCACACAGATAAGATAGACACAGAAAAAAATGTAGAAATTAAAGCAAATGAGACTGAGGATAATACAAAAATTAAGTCAAATTCTCTTCAAGATGAAAATAAACAAATTGATGAAAATATACATAAAGATGTAAATGGAGAAAATATTCAATTGGATTAA
- a CDS encoding glucose-6-phosphate isomerase, whose protein sequence is MLKYINLNKLKSFQELRQTNPEAIKKNLNEDRIKKYDIKIEGYQVHYNYATKQINENHLKIFQNLSDEVNLIEKYKEIIDGKHINISENRKVLHHLTRGQLGIDVIENNENMREFFESELKKIFKFAKQIQNGAIKSIHGKIFKNIVQIGIGGSSLGPKALYTAIKNYAKQKNLHLMKAYFISNVDPDEAAEVLNEIDLQETLFIIVSKSGTTLETASNMQFLIKKLEDNGIKEYQKQIIIITSKGSMLALEQGYLEYFFMHDSIGGRFSPTSAVGLTLITLCFTENITKEILKGAFEADKQALNKNVRENAPLLAALISIYESNILNYSSNCIIAYSKAMENFYLHLQQLEMESNGKSVNRFGDKIDYKTVRIIWGGIGTDAQHSFFQMLHQGTEIVPMDLIGFSESQLKQDIIVEETSNNNKLKANLIAQIIAFSYGKEDKNKNKNFEGERPSALIYAKELTPYTLGAILSHYENKVMFEGFLLNINSFDQEGVQLGKVIATKILKNDDLKDEIIKSYDNLLQ, encoded by the coding sequence ATGCTTAAATATATCAACCTTAATAAACTTAAAAGTTTCCAAGAATTAAGACAAACCAATCCTGAAGCAATAAAAAAGAATCTAAATGAAGACAGAATAAAAAAGTACGACATCAAAATAGAAGGATATCAAGTACATTATAACTACGCTACAAAACAAATTAACGAAAATCACCTAAAAATATTTCAAAATTTAAGCGACGAAGTAAATCTCATAGAAAAATATAAAGAAATTATTGACGGAAAACACATCAATATCAGCGAAAACAGAAAGGTTCTGCACCATTTGACAAGGGGACAACTTGGCATAGACGTCATAGAAAATAATGAAAATATGAGAGAATTTTTTGAAAGCGAGCTTAAAAAAATTTTTAAATTTGCAAAACAAATTCAAAACGGAGCAATTAAGAGCATTCATGGAAAAATCTTTAAAAATATAGTCCAAATCGGAATTGGGGGCTCAAGTCTTGGTCCAAAAGCACTATACACTGCAATCAAAAATTATGCCAAACAAAAAAATTTACATCTAATGAAAGCCTATTTTATTTCAAATGTTGACCCAGATGAAGCAGCAGAAGTCTTAAATGAAATAGATCTGCAAGAAACACTATTTATCATAGTATCAAAAAGCGGAACCACACTAGAAACAGCATCTAATATGCAATTTTTAATTAAAAAGTTAGAAGATAATGGAATCAAAGAATACCAAAAACAAATTATAATCATTACATCAAAGGGAAGTATGTTAGCGCTTGAACAAGGATATCTTGAATATTTCTTTATGCACGATTCAATCGGTGGAAGATTTTCACCAACATCAGCTGTTGGGCTCACCCTAATTACTCTTTGCTTCACAGAAAACATTACAAAAGAAATATTGAAAGGAGCTTTTGAAGCTGATAAACAAGCATTAAACAAAAATGTAAGAGAAAATGCGCCTCTCCTAGCAGCATTAATTAGTATATACGAAAGTAATATTCTAAACTATAGCAGTAACTGTATTATTGCATATTCAAAAGCAATGGAAAACTTTTATCTTCATCTGCAGCAACTTGAAATGGAAAGTAATGGAAAAAGTGTAAACAGATTTGGAGACAAAATTGATTATAAAACAGTAAGAATAATTTGGGGGGGAATTGGAACAGACGCTCAACATTCATTTTTCCAAATGCTTCATCAAGGAACAGAAATAGTGCCAATGGATTTAATAGGTTTCAGTGAATCTCAACTAAAACAAGACATCATTGTAGAGGAAACATCAAACAATAATAAACTAAAAGCAAATTTAATAGCTCAAATAATTGCATTCTCCTACGGAAAAGAAGATAAAAACAAAAATAAAAACTTTGAAGGTGAAAGACCTTCTGCATTAATATATGCAAAAGAGCTTACACCTTATACATTAGGTGCAATACTATCTCACTATGAGAACAAGGTAATGTTTGAAGGATTCTTACTAAATATAAACTCATTCGACCAAGAAGGAGTTCAACTTGGCAAAGTCATTGCCACTAAAATTTTAAAAAATGATGACTTAAAAGATGAAATAATCAAATCTTATGATAATCTACTCCAATAA
- a CDS encoding CoA-disulfide reductase: protein MKIIIIGGTAAGTSAAAKAKRTNQELKITIYEKTNTTSFGACGLPYFIGGFFDEPNKMIARTPDEFEQNGISVFTEHEVIKVDIKNNTIKVKNLKTNQIFNDTYDKLMIATGGNPIIPPISNIQINNFYTLRNIKNGQEIKERFKRKEIKDIVIIGAGYIGIEMVEAAKALNKNVRIIQLDKRILTESFDKEITNIMEEELIKNNILLHTDEFAKSLIGKEKVEGIITNKSEYKADLVILSTGIKPATEFLEGQLETLPNGAIIVNEYGETSSKNIFSAGDCATIYNIVSKKNDYIPLATTANKLGKVIGENLAGKHVPFKGTLGSASIKVLSLEAARAGLTEENALRLGIKYKTVFIKDKNHTNYYPNQEDLYIKLIYNEPTKEIIGAQIIGKNGAALRMHALSLAIYSKLTTNEIGMMDFAYSPPFSKTWDALNVVGNAAK from the coding sequence ATGAAAATAATAATTATTGGGGGAACTGCCGCAGGAACTAGCGCTGCTGCAAAAGCTAAACGAACAAATCAAGAATTAAAAATCACCATATACGAAAAAACAAATACTACATCTTTTGGTGCTTGCGGACTACCATACTTCATTGGAGGCTTTTTTGATGAACCAAACAAAATGATAGCCAGAACACCTGATGAATTTGAACAAAATGGAATATCAGTATTCACTGAACATGAGGTTATAAAAGTAGACATAAAAAATAATACCATTAAAGTAAAAAACCTTAAAACAAACCAAATATTTAATGATACTTATGATAAATTAATGATTGCAACAGGAGGCAACCCTATAATACCCCCAATCAGCAATATCCAAATAAATAACTTTTATACTCTAAGAAACATCAAAAATGGACAGGAAATAAAAGAACGTTTCAAGAGGAAAGAAATAAAAGACATAGTAATAATCGGAGCTGGATATATTGGAATTGAAATGGTAGAAGCTGCTAAAGCTTTAAACAAAAATGTAAGAATAATTCAACTAGATAAAAGAATATTAACTGAATCGTTTGATAAAGAAATCACCAATATAATGGAAGAAGAACTAATCAAAAACAATATTCTACTCCACACAGATGAATTTGCAAAAAGTTTAATAGGAAAAGAAAAAGTTGAAGGCATTATTACAAATAAATCAGAATATAAGGCAGATCTTGTAATTCTTTCGACCGGCATCAAACCTGCTACTGAATTTTTAGAAGGTCAACTTGAAACATTACCAAATGGTGCAATAATTGTCAACGAATATGGCGAAACTAGTTCAAAAAATATTTTCTCTGCAGGAGATTGCGCCACAATTTATAATATTGTAAGTAAGAAAAATGATTATATTCCCCTTGCAACAACAGCCAACAAATTAGGCAAGGTCATTGGTGAAAATTTAGCAGGCAAGCATGTTCCTTTTAAAGGCACACTAGGGTCTGCATCCATTAAAGTCCTATCTCTTGAAGCAGCCAGAGCTGGTCTTACAGAAGAAAATGCCTTAAGACTCGGCATTAAATATAAAACAGTATTTATCAAAGATAAAAATCACACAAATTATTATCCAAATCAAGAAGATTTGTATATTAAACTAATATATAATGAACCAACAAAAGAAATCATTGGCGCACAAATAATTGGCAAAAATGGAGCCGCACTAAGAATGCATGCTCTATCCTTAGCGATTTACTCAAAGCTTACAACAAATGAAATTGGAATGATGGATTTTGCATACTCACCACCATTCTCAAAAACTTGGGACGCACTAAATGTTGTAGGCAATGCAGCAAAATAA
- a CDS encoding ParB N-terminal domain-containing protein, producing the protein MLIDLEQIKIKRRVRQNIGDTTTLKESIKKHGLIYPIIIDKNKNLVAGFRRYQVLKELGYKEVNVKVIPIEDKKTLLEIELDENNIRKSFTKSEAEVGEEQLKYYSEKNIIIRFFKLIILKIKKIFKIKKIK; encoded by the coding sequence ATGTTAATAGATTTAGAGCAAATAAAAATTAAAAGAAGGGTCAGACAAAATATAGGGGATACCACAACCCTTAAAGAAAGTATCAAAAAACATGGTTTGATTTACCCAATCATAATAGATAAAAACAAAAACCTAGTAGCAGGTTTTAGAAGATACCAGGTATTAAAAGAACTTGGATATAAAGAAGTCAATGTCAAGGTAATTCCCATAGAAGATAAAAAAACTTTACTTGAAATCGAACTTGATGAAAATAATATAAGAAAATCATTTACAAAAAGCGAAGCAGAGGTAGGAGAAGAGCAATTAAAATATTATTCAGAAAAAAACATAATAATAAGATTTTTTAAACTTATTATACTTAAAATTAAAAAAATATTTAAAATTAAAAAAATAAAATAA